A genomic window from Betta splendens chromosome 17, fBetSpl5.4, whole genome shotgun sequence includes:
- the guk1a gene encoding guanylate kinase isoform X2 yields the protein MYMRYFSRVFSAMAGPGPRPVVFSGPSGAGKSTLLKKLMKEYESVFGFSVSHTTRNPRPGEENGKDYHFVTKESMQAGIDRGDFIESAVFSGNMYGTSKAAVQAVQAANLICILDIDMQGVRNIKKTDLNPLYISIQPPSMAVLEKRLRDRKTESEESLQKRLHAAKVDMEYSKEPGVFDVLIINDNLDDAYEHLKQTLLEEINNVKKINTSS from the exons ATGTACATGAGATATTTTTCCAGGGTATTTTCAG CTATGGCTGGACCGGGACCAAGGCCTGTGGTGTTTAGCGGCCCGTCCGGGGCAGGGAAGAGCACTCTGTTGAAGAAGCTCATGAAAGAATATGAAAGCGTCTTTGGCTTCAGCGTCTCCC ACACAACAAGAAATCCTCGACCTGGAGAAGAGAATGGCAAAG ATTACCATTTTGTCACAAAGGAGTCGATGCAGGCGGGCATCGACCGGGGGGACTTCATCGAGAGCGCGGTGTTTTCGGGGAACATGTACGGGACGAGTAAAGCTGCGGTGCAAGCTGTGCAGGCCGCGAACCTCATCTGCATACTTGACATTGACATGCAGGGTGTGAGGAACATCAAAAAGACAGACCTGAACCCCCTCTACATCTCCATCCAGCCACCCTCCATGGCCGTCCTG GAAAAGCGCTTAAGAGACAGAAAAACTGAGTCTGAAGAGAGCCTCCAGAAGCGTTTACATGCAGCTAAAGTGGACATGGAGTACA GTAAAGAACCTGGCGTATTTGATGTTCTAATTATCAACGATAATTTGGACGACGCATACGAGCATTTAAAACAGACTCTTCTTGAG GAAATTAATAATGTCAAGAAAATCAACACGTCTTCTTAG
- the guk1a gene encoding guanylate kinase isoform X1 gives MNAMAGPGPRPVVFSGPSGAGKSTLLKKLMKEYESVFGFSVSHTTRNPRPGEENGKDYHFVTKESMQAGIDRGDFIESAVFSGNMYGTSKAAVQAVQAANLICILDIDMQGVRNIKKTDLNPLYISIQPPSMAVLEKRLRDRKTESEESLQKRLHAAKVDMEYSKEPGVFDVLIINDNLDDAYEHLKQTLLEEINNVKKINTSS, from the exons atgAACG CTATGGCTGGACCGGGACCAAGGCCTGTGGTGTTTAGCGGCCCGTCCGGGGCAGGGAAGAGCACTCTGTTGAAGAAGCTCATGAAAGAATATGAAAGCGTCTTTGGCTTCAGCGTCTCCC ACACAACAAGAAATCCTCGACCTGGAGAAGAGAATGGCAAAG ATTACCATTTTGTCACAAAGGAGTCGATGCAGGCGGGCATCGACCGGGGGGACTTCATCGAGAGCGCGGTGTTTTCGGGGAACATGTACGGGACGAGTAAAGCTGCGGTGCAAGCTGTGCAGGCCGCGAACCTCATCTGCATACTTGACATTGACATGCAGGGTGTGAGGAACATCAAAAAGACAGACCTGAACCCCCTCTACATCTCCATCCAGCCACCCTCCATGGCCGTCCTG GAAAAGCGCTTAAGAGACAGAAAAACTGAGTCTGAAGAGAGCCTCCAGAAGCGTTTACATGCAGCTAAAGTGGACATGGAGTACA GTAAAGAACCTGGCGTATTTGATGTTCTAATTATCAACGATAATTTGGACGACGCATACGAGCATTTAAAACAGACTCTTCTTGAG GAAATTAATAATGTCAAGAAAATCAACACGTCTTCTTAG
- the guk1a gene encoding guanylate kinase isoform X3, which yields MRECATKAMAGPGPRPVVFSGPSGAGKSTLLKKLMKEYESVFGFSVSHTTRNPRPGEENGKDYHFVTKESMQAGIDRGDFIESAVFSGNMYGTSKAAVQAVQAANLICILDIDMQGVRNIKKTDLNPLYISIQPPSMAVLEKRLRDRKTESEESLQKRLHAAKVDMEYSKEPGVFDVLIINDNLDDAYEHLKQTLLEEINNVKKINTSS from the exons ATGAGGGAGTGTGCAACAAAAG CTATGGCTGGACCGGGACCAAGGCCTGTGGTGTTTAGCGGCCCGTCCGGGGCAGGGAAGAGCACTCTGTTGAAGAAGCTCATGAAAGAATATGAAAGCGTCTTTGGCTTCAGCGTCTCCC ACACAACAAGAAATCCTCGACCTGGAGAAGAGAATGGCAAAG ATTACCATTTTGTCACAAAGGAGTCGATGCAGGCGGGCATCGACCGGGGGGACTTCATCGAGAGCGCGGTGTTTTCGGGGAACATGTACGGGACGAGTAAAGCTGCGGTGCAAGCTGTGCAGGCCGCGAACCTCATCTGCATACTTGACATTGACATGCAGGGTGTGAGGAACATCAAAAAGACAGACCTGAACCCCCTCTACATCTCCATCCAGCCACCCTCCATGGCCGTCCTG GAAAAGCGCTTAAGAGACAGAAAAACTGAGTCTGAAGAGAGCCTCCAGAAGCGTTTACATGCAGCTAAAGTGGACATGGAGTACA GTAAAGAACCTGGCGTATTTGATGTTCTAATTATCAACGATAATTTGGACGACGCATACGAGCATTTAAAACAGACTCTTCTTGAG GAAATTAATAATGTCAAGAAAATCAACACGTCTTCTTAG
- the guk1a gene encoding guanylate kinase isoform X4 — MAGPGPRPVVFSGPSGAGKSTLLKKLMKEYESVFGFSVSHTTRNPRPGEENGKDYHFVTKESMQAGIDRGDFIESAVFSGNMYGTSKAAVQAVQAANLICILDIDMQGVRNIKKTDLNPLYISIQPPSMAVLEKRLRDRKTESEESLQKRLHAAKVDMEYSKEPGVFDVLIINDNLDDAYEHLKQTLLEEINNVKKINTSS, encoded by the exons ATGGCTGGACCGGGACCAAGGCCTGTGGTGTTTAGCGGCCCGTCCGGGGCAGGGAAGAGCACTCTGTTGAAGAAGCTCATGAAAGAATATGAAAGCGTCTTTGGCTTCAGCGTCTCCC ACACAACAAGAAATCCTCGACCTGGAGAAGAGAATGGCAAAG ATTACCATTTTGTCACAAAGGAGTCGATGCAGGCGGGCATCGACCGGGGGGACTTCATCGAGAGCGCGGTGTTTTCGGGGAACATGTACGGGACGAGTAAAGCTGCGGTGCAAGCTGTGCAGGCCGCGAACCTCATCTGCATACTTGACATTGACATGCAGGGTGTGAGGAACATCAAAAAGACAGACCTGAACCCCCTCTACATCTCCATCCAGCCACCCTCCATGGCCGTCCTG GAAAAGCGCTTAAGAGACAGAAAAACTGAGTCTGAAGAGAGCCTCCAGAAGCGTTTACATGCAGCTAAAGTGGACATGGAGTACA GTAAAGAACCTGGCGTATTTGATGTTCTAATTATCAACGATAATTTGGACGACGCATACGAGCATTTAAAACAGACTCTTCTTGAG GAAATTAATAATGTCAAGAAAATCAACACGTCTTCTTAG
- the c17h1orf35 gene encoding multiple myeloma tumor-associated protein 2, with translation MFGSSRSGGVRGGQDQFNWDDVKVDKHRENYLGNSLMAPVGRWQKGKDLTWYAKNKGRDALSKEEELAAVKAAEHDAMMAALGHKNIKRQPTGLTKEDLVEVCRREEVDGEEKNVDRVSGLGSSSVGSRKLALSQKEKEAAKMGLQVFTHHKTEGRTETLTKTSESAEKREEEQRHESKKKKKEKKSKKDKKKKEKKKKRERRDSSSSDSDDNRKRHKKDHHHHNPSYHSQSGARSHDSHSRGGAKAEHQPSYPHHRHKRHDTDSSDGGSPVPRNPASHKTAPAGAAQSHRRRHDTDSDD, from the exons ATGTTTGGGTCTTCAAGATCTGGAGGAGTTCGAGGCGGACAGGACCAGTTCAACTGGGATGACGTAAAAGTcgacaaacacagggagaactaTCTGG GGAACTCTTTGATGGCACCAGTGGGACGGTGGCAGAAAGGCAAAGACCTGACATGGTATGCAAAGAACAAGGGCAGAGATGCTTTGTCCAAAGAGGAAGAACTTGCTGCCGTCAAGGCTGCAGAACATGACGCAATGATGGCTGCACT AGGACACAAGAATATAAAGAGGCAACCGACTGGCCTGACCAAAGAG GACCTTGTAGAGGTTTGCCGAAGGGAAGAAGTGGATGGCGAAGAAAAAAATGTGGACCGTGTCTCGGGCTTGGGAAGCTCAAG TGTGGGGTCAAGGAAACTGGCACTGTctcagaaagaaaaagaggctGCTAAAATGGGCTTGCAAGTTTTTACa CACCACAAGACTGAAGGCCGTACAGAAACCTTGACTAAAACATCTGAAAGTGCAgaaaaaagagaggaggagcaaaG acatgaaagcaaaaagaaaaagaaagaaaaaaagagtaaaaaggacaaaaaaaagaaggaaaaaaagaagaaaagggaaCGAAGAGACTCTTCATCCTCTGACTCGGACGACAACAGAAAGAG GCACAAAAAGGACCACCATCATCATAATCCATCATACCACAGTCAGAGTGGAGCCAGGTCCCATGACAGCCATTCAAGGGGGGGAGCAAAGGCCGAGCACCAGCCCTCCTACCCCCATCATCGACACAAGCGCCATGACACAGACTCCTCTGATGGGGGGTCTCCTGTCCCCCGTAACCCTGCCAGCCACAAGACGGCCCCTGCTGGTGCCGCACAAAGCCACCGGCGGCGCCACGACACAGACTCGGACGACTAA
- the arf1 gene encoding ADP-ribosylation factor 1 yields the protein MGNMFANLFKMFGKKEMRILMVGLDAAGKTTILYKLKLGEIVTTIPTIGFNVETVEYKNISFTVWDVGGQDKIRPLWRHYFQNTQGLIFVVDSNDRERCTEAREELLRMLAEDELRDAVLLVFANKQDLPNAMNAAELTDKMNLHSLRNRQWYIQATCATTGDGLYEGLDWLSNQLKNH from the exons ATGGGGAATATGTTTGCAAACCTCTTTAAAATGTTTGGCAAGAAGGAGATGAGGATCCTCATGGTGGGTCTTGATGCTGCTGGAAAGACAACCATTTTGTACAAGCTCAAGCTAGGAGAGATCGTAACCACAATTCCTACAATAG GTTTTAATGTAGAGACAGTAGAGTACAAGAACATAAGTTTCACAGTGTGGGATGTTGGTGGCCAAGACAAAATTCGACCACTTTGGCGGCACTACTTCCAGAACACccagg GTCTCATCTTTGTTGTGGACAGCAATGATAGAGAGCGTTGTACAGAGGCTCGTGAAGAGCTCTTGAGAATGTTGGCAGAGGATGAGCTGCGTGACGCTGTGCTATTAGTGTTCGCAAACAAACAA GATCTTCCAAATGCGATGAATGCAGCAGAACTCACAGATAAGATGAATCTTCACTCCCTACGCAACAGACAATGGTACATTCAGGCAACCTGTGCCACAACTGGAGATGGTCTCTATGAAGGACTGGACTGGTTGTCTAATCAGCTCAAGAATCATTAA